From Bdellovibrio sp. KM01:
GTGGTGTGATCTTGTCATTGCCGCTTTTGATTTTGCTGACACCATGGCTAGACAAAAAACTTTTGTCAAAATTCACATCCGCGGAAAATGTCGAGATGCGCTGGTTTCATCACCTGTCTCGTCGCGAAAAGCTGGTGATGGTTTCGTTGCTGGCGATCAGTTTGGGTATCAGCTTTAAACTTCCGATCTCTCAATCCTGGTACGCCTACGGCATCGTGGTTCTGTTCTGCGCAAGCTGGTACGGATTAAAAACGGCGATCTTTGTAAACACCTGGGTATCATTTTTAGCTTTGGCCATGCCGATTCTGATGGGTAATCCCTGGCCCCAGGACTTTTCAGCGGTACAAACTCCCGCCACACTTTTAACTTTGTGCTTTTCCGCACTAATGGCCGGTGCCGCAGTTTCAGGACTAACGGATAAAATCGATCGCCTGCGCTATACAGAGCAAGAACTAAAAAGCGCAAAAGAACAGGCCGAGGAAGCTTCCCGTGCGAAATCAGAATTCCTGGCTCGTATGAGTCACGAAATTCGCACTCCGTTAAATTCCGTTTTAGGAATGTTGGAACTTTTGAAAGAGACCAATCTTTCAAAGGACCAGGAACGCTATCTGACTTTGTTCAGTCATGCAGGTGAAAACCTAAAAGCCCTGATCAATGACCTTTTAGACTTTTCAAAAATTGAAGCCAAAGCCCTCTCGATTGAAAACATCACTTACAACCTACACAGCACCGTGCGCTCGGTGTTTGAAATTCTGCAAATCAAAGCCGAAGAAAAGGGACTTAATTTTCAACTGCATATCGATGAAAAAGTTCCGCTTTATCAAAAAGGCGATCCCACTCGCCTGCGCCAAGTTCTATTCAATCTGATTGGAAATGCTTTGAAATTCACCGAAGAAGGTGAAGTCGACATTGCCGTGCAGATTGAAAATGAAAACACCGCCAAACCTGAACTCGTGCTCGAGATCCGCGATACCGGCATCGGTATTCCCAGAGAAAAACAAAGCAGTCTTTTCTCTCCGTTTTTTCAAGCGGAAGCCACCACAACCCGGCGCTATGGCGGCACGGGACTAGGGCTGGTCATCTCCAAAAATCTGGTGGAAATCATGGGCGGCACACTGGAGCTTCGTAGTCTGGCAGGCCGGGGCACCACATTCCGAATCGTTCTGCCTCACCGACCAGAAGAGGTCAGTACAGCAGAAGTAAAACCAGCACCCCTTATAAATTGGGCCGAACAGTTTGCGGGAAGGACATTCTCATTACTATTAGTAGATGACTCTCAAGACAACCGCCTGCTTTTGACTCACTATTTGAAAAATCAGCCATTCAAATTCACCGAGGCCGTAAATGGCAAAGAAGCCGTCGAGAAATTTAAAGAAGGTAAATACGATCTGGTCTTTATGGATATGCAGATGCCGATCATGTCGGGCTATAAAGCCACGGAAATGATTCGCCACTATGAACGAGAGAACCGCAAGGGTCACACACCGATCGTAGCCCTCACCGCGACGGCAGTCCTTGAAGACCTTCAACGCGCGATCGTGGCTGGTTGTGATATGTATATGGTAAAGCCTGTGAAAAAGTCAGAGATCCTGACGACGCTTTCTCACATCCTGACGACGAAAGAACCCACTAAAGAAGCCCCCAAAGTTCCCGAAACGGGGGCTGACTCTGCCCCGGCCCCTAAGGACAGACCGTCTGAACCGCCGTCCTTAAATATTTGAACTTTCAAATCGCGGCGCACGCGCTTCTTATCTTGAAGCTCCTGATAGAAGGACTTTTCTTCCTCGAGACTGGGAAATTCACAAAGAATTCTAAAATCAGAATCAATCGGTCGCAGGTATTCAATCACACCTTTTGCAATCACGATATTTTCTGTTTCGATTTTATAGTATTTCAATCCCGCTAAAACCAAAGCATAGGCACTCATGACACCCGTCGCATAAAGGCTGCCACCAAAAGCCGTCCCTTTGTGATTCAGGTTTTTTTGCAGGTCGACTTTTAAAACAGCACGATGGGAATTTAACGTTTCAACGGTAATTCCCAGGTGCTCATACAGCTTGATATTGTCAGACAGGATTTGAATCAGATCTTGAGAGTCTATTTCCATTGCTCATAGCCTCCGGCAAAATTCACACTTTGACGGAAACCTGATTCACGAAGCGCATACGTCACGGCACCAGAACGAACACCGTGATTGCTGATCACCATAACAATTTTGTCTTTGGTGATGCCTTTGGATTCTAATTTTTTCTCGATATCTTTCTTCACGGAATTGTCTTCGTTAAAAAACTCTTTCCATTCAAGCTGCACGACGGGAGCTTTGACGGTTTTATACTTCGTCAAATTATTGATTCCATACTCTGCCGCTGCACGCACATCCAAGATCACGACTTTGTTTTTCGCATCGTTAAAGTTCATGCCAAACAAAGAACTGACCGGCAGGTCCATGGCTTTTTTATGTTTCTTTTTCCCCGTCATTTTTAAAGGAGAAAGCTGCTGAGTCGCATAGGCCTTGAAATTACGAGCATCGATGAACAAAGACTCATCAACCACTGGCTTCCAGATGGATTTATTTTTAACCAAAGGCTCATCACCTTTAGGATTTGTCGCGCGGGCGACCGTATGAAGAGCCGTGTGAACATTCTTAACGCCCAGAACATTCAAAGTCCAAGCGATACGCCCCTCTTCACCATTCCCCAAAGAACCTTTACCCAAAATCACAACTTTGGAATCAGGATCAATACCAATCAAAGAAAGTCTGCGTGCAATCGCAAACAGATCATCCTGCAAAACGCCACGGGAATTCGGATCCTGAGAAGAGAAGTCCTCCCAGCGAACATTGATCGCTCCCGGCACATGAGAAAGGTTAAACTCAAACGGAGCTCTGACATCAAGAATGACAGGACTACCTTCCATAAGTTTTTCAGGAGCACCCACAACACCTTGTTCAGACGTAACTTTGGTAGGTTTCGTTTGGCAGCCAACAAAGGCCAGAAGAAGAAACAAAGCACCAAAAACATTTCTCATAAGTACTCCCCAAAAAAGACTCACTTCAAGTGGTCATCAAGGTACCAGATGCAAGGCGCGAGGAGGAAGGCGTACTCCCTGTACGCCGACGACGAGCAACGCCGTCAGCTGGTGCCTTGAGGGCCGCTTCCCCTATTTTACTTAGTTATCCTCATGGTAGGAAAGAATATAATATCACGGATCGAAGGACGATCTGTCAGGATCATCACGATACGCTCAATTCCGAGACCCACGCCACCTGTTGGTGGCATACCCGCATCGATAGCCAACAAGAAATCTTCATCCATTGGATGGGCTTCTTCGTCGTTACCGCGGTTTGCCTCTTGTTCTTTCAAACGTGCCAATTGATCTTCTGGATCGTTCAACTCGGAATAAGAGTTCCCGATTTCCATGCAAGCTGCAAATGGCTCGAAACGCTCTACCAGACGGTCATCACCTCTGTGAATTTTCGTCAATGGAGAGATTTCTTTTGGATGATCCATAACAAATGTTGGCTGGAACAAGTGTTGTTCTGCAGTGAGCTCGAACAACTCCATGATCATTTCGCCGCGTTTACCTGGAGCATCCAAGTCACCGCCCATTTTGTTAACGGCATCGAACAACTCTTGGTCCGTTGCTTTATCTGGATCGATTTTCGCGTATTCACGAACACCATCATGAACAGTCAAACGTCTCCAAGGAGGCGTGAAATCGATTTCTTTACCTTGGTAAGAAACCTTCATGCTGCCCGTGATTTTCAAAGCCAACTGAGAAACAAGTTCCTCGAATTGGTTCATTTGATAGTTGTAGTCCGTGTACGCTTCATAGAACTCTAGCAAAGAGAACTCAGGATTGTGAGTTCTGTCGATACCTTCATTACGGAAGTTTTTAGAGATTTCGTAAACTTTTTCGAAGCCGCCCACCAAAAGACGTTTCAAGTAAAGCTCAGGGGAAATTCTCATGTACAACTTCATATCCAAAGCTTTGTGGTGAGTTGTGAACGGAGTCGCCGCGGCACCACCATAGATAGGCTGAAGTGTGGGAGTTTCCACTTCCATGAAACCACGAGAATCCAAGAATCTGCGGATTTCAGAGATGATTTTAGAACGAGTTTCGAAAACTTTACGAGAATCCGCATCCGTCATCAGATCCAAATGTCTGTGACGGTATTTGATTTCGATATCTTGCACGCCATGGAATTTCTCGGGCAATGGTTCGATAGACTTCGTCAAAATTTCGAAGTGTTTTAGGTAAATGGAGAATTCGCCTTTTTGCGATTTGAAAACGTAACCTTCAACACCCACGATGTCGCCCAGGTCCACAAGTTCAAATGCGGCTTTTTCTTTTTCTGCCAATTCTTCGGTTTTTACGTAAACCTGAACTGTTCCAGACTGATCTTGAACGTTAAAGAAGCAGGCCTTACCCATCGCACGCAAAGTCATCAAACGACCTGCGATACGGTAAACTGATTCAGGCTTCTTCTCGCCCGCCTGCAATCCCGCTGCGTGTTTTTCAACGATCTCTGCGATCGCTGTTTTATTCTCGAAAGAATAAGGATAAGGATTAATGCCCTTCTCGCGAAGGGCGTGCAATTTTTTACGTTTCTCCGCGCGCAGCGGATTTTCTTGAATCGACATAGTTACCAGATACCTAATTTATGACTAAAGTTTTTTACCAGCGAAGGCTTCCATAACACCATGAAGAAGAGCGATAGACTCTTTCTTAGGACGTTGGAAAGCATTACGGCCCATGATCGAACCAAAGCCGCCGCCTTGACCCATTTCTTGAACTTCTTTCAGAAGCTCTTCAGTGCCTTTCGCTTCGCCACCAGAGAAGATCACGATGCGTTTGCCATTGAAGCAAGATTGAACAACGTGACGGATACGATCAGCCATTGTTGTTACTTTGATACCTTGTTCAGCGTAAACTTTTGCAGCCGCTGCTTGCTCGATGTGAGCTGTTGGCGGTTTAACTTTGATGATGTGTGCGCCCAATTGAGCTGCGATGTGAGCAGCATAAGCGATCACGTCGATAGCTTGTTCACCTTCTTTAGAAAGTTGCTCACCACGAGGGTAAGACCAGATCACAACCACAAGGCCCGCTTGTTTTGCAAGACGAGATGCTTCTGCAATTTCTTCGTACATTTGCTTACGTTCAGCAGAACCTGGGTAAACTGTGAAACCGATACCCACACAACCCAGTCTCAAAGCATCGTCAATGTAAGACGTCACTGCAGAGATCGGAGCTTTGCTGCCGTAAAGTGATTCAGAGTTATTGATTTTCAAGATCAATGGGATTTCGCCAGCGTAGTCACGAGCGATCGCTTCGATGAAACCCAGTGGAGCCGCGTAAGCGTTGCAACCAGATTCAATCGCAAGTTCTACGTGGTAATTAGGATCGTAGCCATCTGGATTTTTCGCAAATGAACGTGCTGGACCGTGCTCAAAACCTTGATCCACAGGCAAGATAACCATCTTACCAGTACCCGCCAATTTACCGTGATTCATAATGCGAGCCAGGTTCGTCAAAACGCCTGGGTTGTCAGCTCCGTACCAGTTCAAAATCTCTCTAACTCTTGGTGTCATGTGTACTCCAGAAAATGATGGAAAATGTGAATATCCAGTTAATTAGCGGGCTCAACGTTAGTGAACTTTCTAGGGATAATCAAGCGTGGACATCATAGCGAGCAACGCAGCAATTTCCTTTCCAAAGCGGATTCTGTGGTATACTGTGGGCATCGATTTTTCCCTCGAGGTAAAGATGAGCACACAAACGCAAGCACAAAAGGTTTCTTTCGAAGCAACACCAAATCCGGCAACTATGAAGTTCCATTTGCATACGAAAGTAGCAGATGAAGGTTTTGATTGTCCTTCTGCGCAAGAAGCCGACCGCTCTCCTTTAGCCTCTAAAATCTTTGGCTTCCCTTGGACAAGCTCGGTTTATGTGGGAACTGATTTCATCACTGTGACCAAGCAAGACTGGGTTGATTGGGAACTATTGGCCCACCCATTAAGTAGCTTGATTCAGGAACATATGGACAGCAAAGAACCTGTGGTCGTGCAAATCGTGCAACACACAGATGTTGATGATCCCAACGACTCCCCCATGGTGCGCAATATTAAATCTGTCTTAAACCGCGAAATTCGTCCTGTTGTAGCTCTCGATGGCGGTGACATTGTTTTCAATAAGTACGAGAACAACAAACTTTACATCCACATGCGTGGTGCGTGTGCGGGCTGCCCTTCTTCTCAAGCAACGCTTAAAGACGGTATCGAAGTTCGCATGAAAGAATTGTTCCCGGAAATCCATGAAGTTCTTGCGATCTGAGACCGTACACGAGTCTAAACTTTTATTAAAACTTGCCGGCCCTATCATCGTTGGACAGCTTGGTCAGAACTTGATCCAGCTGGCTGACACATTGATGGTCGGTCACTTGGGGCCGGTGGCCCTGGGCGCTTCTGCTTTTGCGAGCAGTGTTTTTATCGTATTTTTGATTTTCGGATTAGGAATGCTCGCCCCGATCACGGCGATGTTTGCCCATGCTCAAGGTCAGGAGGACCATCCTCGCGGCGGAGTTCTTCTGGGTCACAGTTTGATTGTGGCTTTAGGTATTGGCGTTATTATAACCGCAATCCTTTTAGGGTTGCTCCCCCACTTGCACATTTTTGGACAACGACCTGAAGTCTTAGCCGAGGGCTCTGCGTTCTATAAAGTTATCACGTGGTCGATTGTGCCGTCTTTAATTTATCAAGCCTACAAACAGTTCACCGATGGACTGGGCCGCACCAAAGTTGCGATGTACGTCATGCTGGGTGGTGTTTTGATTAACGTCGCCGGAAATTATCTTTTGATCAACGGTTATCACGGATTTCCAAAATTGGGTCTGGTGGGTGCTGCGTGGGCGTCCTTGGGTGCGCGTGTTTTGATGATGATAGCGATGATTGGTTATGTGCATCTTCATCCGCAATTCAAAAAACATCTGACACTCCCGTGGATTCACTCTTACGATCAACAGATTTTAAAAAACATCATTCGCCTGGGAATTCCCAATGGCTTCACTTTCTTTTTCGAAGTGGGAGCGTTTGCTTCGTGCGCTGTGATGATGGGTTGGTTTGGTGCGATTCCTTTGGCTGCTCACCAAATTGCTTTAAGCCTGGCGAGTACAAGCTTCATGGTAACTTTGGGTATCGGCATTGCCTCCAGCATTCGCGTGGGCTTTGAACTGGGCCGAGGCGATTATAAACTGGCTCGCCATGCAGGCTTTACGGCCATTATTTTGGGTGGCTCTTATATGAGTCTTTGCGGATTGGGCTTTTTGGTTTTCAGACATTGGTTCCCGACATTTTACGTGAATGACCCTGATGTGATCGCTTGGGCGGCGCAATTCTTTGTTGTGGTCGCACTGTTTGAAATCTTTGATGGCGTACAGGCGGTGGCCATTGGCGCTCTTCGTGGCATGAGCGATACGCAGTGGCCCAGTGTGATTGCGTTCTTTGCATACTGGATTATGGGCCTGCCCGGAGGCTATTTATTGGCTTTCCACCTGGGCGTAGGTCCCATCGGAATATGGATAGGACTTTTGATAGGCCTCATATTTGCGTCGATCCTACTTACGTATCGCTTTCATCGTCTCAGTAAGAGATTCATTGCTTAGTAGTACTTCAGTAAGTATTGGATTATTCCGATATTTCTAGTAGATGCAAAAAAATATTGTTGGGTATTTGTTTACCCTGTTCAGCTTGTTTTTACTTATGGGATGTTCTGATGCAGATCCCAAGGTTTCATTTTTGCGTCCGATGGACACTTTTGAATTTAAACCAACAAATTCAGTTGTTACCTCAACACTTACGACAATTTCACTGAAAGCTGAATGTTCTCGCTTTATCAACAACGTCGACCTTTCGTTCGATGGCGGCACGACGTGGTTTAATTCCTCGACGTATGATGCGTCTTACGTGATTTGTTCGACAGATGGCGAATACAAAATCACTCTTTCAAACAGCAAACCGCCGATGAGCACGATGACGATCAATAACGGCGACAGCTTCACCGTGAAGTTTCGCGCAACATCCCGGTCGGGAAATCAAATCGTGAAGGATGTGAACATCCGCTTTGTGCCTCCTGCGCAAATCAAACAAGCCATCTTGGCGGGGGCAAGTGTTCAGACAGCTACCGGCCTAGTTTTACGAGGCAGAATCCTTTCGCACAAACAAGACACCGCTTCCGGTGGTGGCTACAAAATCTGGGGAAGGGTTGCTGAATGAAAAAGATCCTTTCTATTTCAGCACTGCTGACTTTGTTGGTAAATACGGCCTTTGCCGTGTCGCCAGGGTCTTTGCTGACTTACGAAGGACTTTTGACCGACTCCACTGGCACCCCCATCACGACCACTCAAACTGTGGGTTTTCAAATCCTTTACGGGGCTTGTGTGATGTATTCAGAAACACAATCCGTGGTCCCAGGATCCGCCGGTGAGTTTTCCGTGATTGTGGGAACAGGGACTCGCACAGATACAACGAACAACACTGCAGACCGCATCTTTGCTTCGGCAGGAAGTGTGAATTGTAATGGCTCTTCTGCTGCGACGATGACGGGATTTACGACTCGCGCTTTACGAATCACTGTGAACGGTGTGGATTTGACTCCTGATGTGCAAATCGGAAATATCCCCGTTGCGATCAACTCGCAAAAACTGGCTGATAAAGGGGCTTCTGAATTCCTACAAGTCAACTCCAGCCAAACGACGACTCAGGCGAATCTGGAAAGTATTCTTTCCCGTTATACGACTTTGAATAGTTTGATATCAGCTTATGCTGGCAACACACTGACTGCACAATCTGCACAGACAGCTGTGAATTTCACCGGCGCATTGGCGGGAGATGTTTCTGGTACGCAAACCGCGACTTCGGTTGATAAAATCAAAGGTGTTACTGTCGACACAACGGGCCTCGCATCCGGTAAAATTTTAAAATATGACGGCAGCAAGTGGGCTGTGGCAGATGATAGCACGGGTACTTCACCTGGCGATGCAACTTACAGCACTAAAGGTCTCGTGCAACCGATGACTGATGCTGCGACTTCGGGTCTTCTGATTTCTTCCGGTGTCATCAAAGTCAATTATGGTACGGCTGCAAATCAGATTGTGAAACTTGATGCCAGTGCAAAACTTCCAGCGGTGGATGGTTCACAACTGACAGGCATCCTCCCGTCCGGCGCTACAGCTGGTCAGGTTCTTACTTCAAGCGGATCGACTCTGTCTTGGACGACTCCTTCGACTACGGATACAACGAAACTTCCACTTGCAGGTGGAACGATGTCTGGTGCCATTAGTATGGGTGGCAACAACATTACTAATATCGGTTTCATTACGATGAACACTGGCGGCCAGTTTCACCTTTCTAATAACTCTGTCGACCCTTCTCTTTCGACTGCCGACAAGGGTAAAGTTTGGTTCAACTCTACCAGCAATCAAATCAAATACTGGGACGGTTCTGCGACACAAACTGTGGGTGTTGCGGGTGCGGGACTTACAAGTTTGAATGGTCAATCAGGTTCCTCACAATCTTTTGGAACACCGACAACAGCAGGAACGAGTTTGTCCTGGTCTTCCTCTTCTAATAGCCACGTTTTAAATATTCCGATGGCCTCTGGAGCTGGCGTTACCGCTGGTTTAATTAGCAAAACTGATTACGATGCTTTCAACGCGAAACAAGCTGCCGGAAATTACATTTCATCATTAACGGGAGATGTAACTGCCACGGGCCCGGGTTCTGCTGCCGTAACTTTGGCAAACAGTGTAGTAACAAGCGCTAAAATTGCAGATGGCACTATCGTTGGCACCGATATGAACTTTACCGGTATGGTAAACGCCACGGCCGGCATCGTGATCCAAGATTCCACGGGCAAATTCGCCAGCTTTGCTTGCTCGACAGCGGGCCATGTTCCGACTTGGACAGTGACCGGCTGGATTTGCTCGGCACTGGATCCCGCGAACTTGTCTGCGGTGGTTCCAATCACTAAAGGTGGTACGGGAGCTTCCACTGCGAGTGCTGCCTTCGCTGCCCTATCTCCGATGACAGCTAAGGGTGATTTGATTTCTCACTCAGGCTCTGCGCCTTCAGTGTTGAGTGTGGGTACTACGGGCCAGATTCTGACTGCTGATTCTGCACAAACAACGGGTTTAAGATGGGCCACTCCAAATTACTTTGCAAATGGTGGTAATACATTCGGCGCTGATGCAACGTTAGGTCTTACAGATGGCTATGGTCTTAACATTAAGACAAACAGCGCCACCCGCCTGCATATCAATGCCGCGGGTAACGTGGGAATTGGCTCCACCGCGAACACGAACGTCCCATTGACATTGTCTTCTGCTCTTGCGGGAGGCACGACTTTGCATATAGTTAATACAAATTCTTCAAGAAACTATTCATTGAACACTGGAAGTTTATCTTCAACTTATGGTGCGAGTGTATTTGCTTTAAACGATGAGACCGCTGGAAAAACACGCTTCTTGATCGATACAAATGGTGCTGCGTCTTTAGGTGGAACGATCACAAATATGGTCGCGGCTGCGGGCCCAGGTGTTCTTACACTAAATGGACCCGGAACAACTACTTCCGACACTGGCGTACTCGAAATGAACAATAATATTGCCACAGTAGCTGCGGGCACTTCCGGTGGTAAAGTCACATTTAATGCTTACAACAATTTAGGCTCGAAGAACCTGGCAAGCATTCAGGTCCTTACCGATGGCTCCGGCGGTGCCAACGGTTATGGCGGTCGTATTATGTTTACGACCAAAGCAGATAACTCCACGTCTCAGGGAATTAACTTCATTATGACGTCGACGGGCAATGTCGGAATCGGCACAGGCGTTCCAGCCTATCGCCTTGATGTCAGTGGTGATGCAAACTTATCAACAGGATCCGTCTACAGAATCGCTGGAACTCAGATTTGTACTATTTCTGGCTGTACTTCTTCCTCTGACAGACGATTAAAAGAGAACATTCAGCCTCTGCAAAATTCTCTCGAAAATATTTTGAAGCTTGATGCAGTTTCTTATAATTACATCGACACGGCCCGTTTCGGTGACAAACACCAAGTCGGTCTGATCGCTCAAGATGTTGAAAAGATCTATCCCGAAGTCGTCGTCACGGATGAAAAGACCGGCATGAAAGCTGTGGCTTACGATCACTTAGTGGCTCCTCTGATCGAAGCAGTGAAATCACTCTATTATAAAGTCACGGCTTCTGAAGAAAAAATCACAGAGCACGAACGTCGCCTTGCTTCGGTTGAGGAACAAAAGACTTTGGATCGCGCTGAGATTGAAAAACTTAAAGTTGAGAACGAAGCGCTTAGGAAACAAAACGAGAACTTACAAAAAGATCTCAATTTGATAAAATCCAAGCTCGGTCTGTAAAATAATATTGATCTTTGACTCCAAAACATTCCGCTGTTTGTCTCACTATAGTATTAACAATTCGCAAAGCTTTTTTATCGTTCTATTCGTGGTAACATTTATTTATTCACGTAAGAGGTACGTAAAAATGAAAAAAACTGCTGCTTTGCTTGTAGCTTCTTTAGCATGCTCCCCTGCTTACGCCATTTCACTTGGCGACATTCTCAAATCCATTTTTAGCGCCCCTGTAAAACAGGAAAGCCGTACGCCGGCTAGTTCAGGATCGAACTCTACTGCTAAATCCGAACAACAAAGCCTGGAAGAGTTACGTAAGACATTAGGCTTATTAAAAAAGATCAGCTGTACCTATCATGGTAACAACTATGGGGTGGATCCTAATGCGGTCTTTGAATTCCCGGATAATCCAGATCAAACAGTCTGTGATCCTTTATCTGGTACAGCTTCAGAATCCCGCACCAGCGGTCTGGCCGCGAAACTATATATTCGCAGTGAAGAGATGAAAACCGTCAATGGTGTGATGGATTACTATAGTAAAGGGATCCGTTTGGATCAGAATCTTTACTTTGCTTCGATCAATGTTCCAACTCGCATGTTCACGAAAGGTTTCACGACTGAAGGTGGCGCGACACTGGTTGACGGTTCAGGTAATAAATTGATCGAAAACTTCGCGGTGGAGTACAATTCCATCCTTAAATTAGGTGCTGACGATAAAGAAGGTGAATACGAATTAGGTATCATCTCTGACGACGGTGCCCGCGTGTTCTTTAAAGAAAATGATCAATGGAAAGAATTGATTAACAATGACGGTAACCATCCTTCCCGCTTTGGTTGCACATTCAGAACTCTGACAATGAAAAAAGACACCGAAGTACCAATCAAGGTTCTTTACTATCAAGGTCCTCGTTATCACATCTCGAATGTGTTGATGTGGAAATACCATAAGGACGTAAAAGCCTTCCAGAAGTCCTACAAAGACAACTGGGTATGTGGTCAACGTGGCAATGAGCTTTTCTATTCGCCTAAAACTGAAAAACCGACAGCGGTTACGAAGTGGCTGGAACACACAGGTTGGAAAGTTATTGCTAACGCCAACTTTAAAATGCCAGAGCAAAAAACCAACCCTTGCGTAGAGGAAAAACTGCAGATTACTGACCTGATCGCAACGTCTGTTGAAGCTCCACGCGCAACGATTGTTTGGAAAACAAATATCAAATCAACAAGCCAATTGAAGATTTCAAATTTCTTCACGGGTGAGGTTATTTACACTGAGTTAAACTCAGAGCTGGTAACAAACCATGAAGTTCAATTGGACGGTCTGGTTCGCGGCATCTACTATTTGATCAACGCAATCTCTGTGGATGAAAAAGGCAATCAAGTGATCAGCTCTCCGGATTACTTGATCACTCCGTAATCGAATCCTAAATAACAAAATGAAAAGGGCAGGTTTACCACCTGCCCTTTTTTATCTTACTGTGACCAGATTTCTTTGAATTGCCTGCTCGATTTGGGTTTTGTTGATCGGTTTGGTCAGATACTCCGCAAAGCC
This genomic window contains:
- a CDS encoding ATP-binding protein; the encoded protein is MTKKHLPWWIWVLCFAIFQINTHLSLNYIATTGASYFNFPVALAIPMTLWWGPGVLIPLFLNATICAPLWGVTNPLFYPLAALPETLHVALSWMLVKERFKTDGWSPSPKGISLYALYGIIIPSVLLSLGVQGILLGAGQINRDQFIWTSILNLIGNFMSGVILSLPLLILLTPWLDKKLLSKFTSAENVEMRWFHHLSRREKLVMVSLLAISLGISFKLPISQSWYAYGIVVLFCASWYGLKTAIFVNTWVSFLALAMPILMGNPWPQDFSAVQTPATLLTLCFSALMAGAAVSGLTDKIDRLRYTEQELKSAKEQAEEASRAKSEFLARMSHEIRTPLNSVLGMLELLKETNLSKDQERYLTLFSHAGENLKALINDLLDFSKIEAKALSIENITYNLHSTVRSVFEILQIKAEEKGLNFQLHIDEKVPLYQKGDPTRLRQVLFNLIGNALKFTEEGEVDIAVQIENENTAKPELVLEIRDTGIGIPREKQSSLFSPFFQAEATTTRRYGGTGLGLVISKNLVEIMGGTLELRSLAGRGTTFRIVLPHRPEEVSTAEVKPAPLINWAEQFAGRTFSLLLVDDSQDNRLLLTHYLKNQPFKFTEAVNGKEAVEKFKEGKYDLVFMDMQMPIMSGYKATEMIRHYERENRKGHTPIVALTATAVLEDLQRAIVAGCDMYMVKPVKKSEILTTLSHILTTKEPTKEAPKVPETGADSAPAPKDRPSEPPSLNI
- a CDS encoding YiiD C-terminal domain-containing protein, with product MEIDSQDLIQILSDNIKLYEHLGITVETLNSHRAVLKVDLQKNLNHKGTAFGGSLYATGVMSAYALVLAGLKYYKIETENIVIAKGVIEYLRPIDSDFRILCEFPSLEEEKSFYQELQDKKRVRRDLKVQIFKDGGSDGLSLGAGAESAPVSGTLGASLVGSFVVRM
- a CDS encoding sulfurtransferase, with the protein product MRNVFGALFLLLAFVGCQTKPTKVTSEQGVVGAPEKLMEGSPVILDVRAPFEFNLSHVPGAINVRWEDFSSQDPNSRGVLQDDLFAIARRLSLIGIDPDSKVVILGKGSLGNGEEGRIAWTLNVLGVKNVHTALHTVARATNPKGDEPLVKNKSIWKPVVDESLFIDARNFKAYATQQLSPLKMTGKKKHKKAMDLPVSSLFGMNFNDAKNKVVILDVRAAAEYGINNLTKYKTVKAPVVQLEWKEFFNEDNSVKKDIEKKLESKGITKDKIVMVISNHGVRSGAVTYALRESGFRQSVNFAGGYEQWK
- the lysS gene encoding lysine--tRNA ligase → MSIQENPLRAEKRKKLHALREKGINPYPYSFENKTAIAEIVEKHAAGLQAGEKKPESVYRIAGRLMTLRAMGKACFFNVQDQSGTVQVYVKTEELAEKEKAAFELVDLGDIVGVEGYVFKSQKGEFSIYLKHFEILTKSIEPLPEKFHGVQDIEIKYRHRHLDLMTDADSRKVFETRSKIISEIRRFLDSRGFMEVETPTLQPIYGGAAATPFTTHHKALDMKLYMRISPELYLKRLLVGGFEKVYEISKNFRNEGIDRTHNPEFSLLEFYEAYTDYNYQMNQFEELVSQLALKITGSMKVSYQGKEIDFTPPWRRLTVHDGVREYAKIDPDKATDQELFDAVNKMGGDLDAPGKRGEMIMELFELTAEQHLFQPTFVMDHPKEISPLTKIHRGDDRLVERFEPFAACMEIGNSYSELNDPEDQLARLKEQEANRGNDEEAHPMDEDFLLAIDAGMPPTGGVGLGIERIVMILTDRPSIRDIIFFPTMRITK
- a CDS encoding class I fructose-bisphosphate aldolase, with translation MTPRVREILNWYGADNPGVLTNLARIMNHGKLAGTGKMVILPVDQGFEHGPARSFAKNPDGYDPNYHVELAIESGCNAYAAPLGFIEAIARDYAGEIPLILKINNSESLYGSKAPISAVTSYIDDALRLGCVGIGFTVYPGSAERKQMYEEIAEASRLAKQAGLVVVIWSYPRGEQLSKEGEQAIDVIAYAAHIAAQLGAHIIKVKPPTAHIEQAAAAKVYAEQGIKVTTMADRIRHVVQSCFNGKRIVIFSGGEAKGTEELLKEVQEMGQGGGFGSIMGRNAFQRPKKESIALLHGVMEAFAGKKL
- a CDS encoding NifU family protein gives rise to the protein MSTQTQAQKVSFEATPNPATMKFHLHTKVADEGFDCPSAQEADRSPLASKIFGFPWTSSVYVGTDFITVTKQDWVDWELLAHPLSSLIQEHMDSKEPVVVQIVQHTDVDDPNDSPMVRNIKSVLNREIRPVVALDGGDIVFNKYENNKLYIHMRGACAGCPSSQATLKDGIEVRMKELFPEIHEVLAI
- a CDS encoding MATE family efflux transporter, which encodes MKFLRSETVHESKLLLKLAGPIIVGQLGQNLIQLADTLMVGHLGPVALGASAFASSVFIVFLIFGLGMLAPITAMFAHAQGQEDHPRGGVLLGHSLIVALGIGVIITAILLGLLPHLHIFGQRPEVLAEGSAFYKVITWSIVPSLIYQAYKQFTDGLGRTKVAMYVMLGGVLINVAGNYLLINGYHGFPKLGLVGAAWASLGARVLMMIAMIGYVHLHPQFKKHLTLPWIHSYDQQILKNIIRLGIPNGFTFFFEVGAFASCAVMMGWFGAIPLAAHQIALSLASTSFMVTLGIGIASSIRVGFELGRGDYKLARHAGFTAIILGGSYMSLCGLGFLVFRHWFPTFYVNDPDVIAWAAQFFVVVALFEIFDGVQAVAIGALRGMSDTQWPSVIAFFAYWIMGLPGGYLLAFHLGVGPIGIWIGLLIGLIFASILLTYRFHRLSKRFIA